In Deltaproteobacteria bacterium, the following are encoded in one genomic region:
- a CDS encoding sodium:proton antiporter: MAISVAFIILFGLLGDYLFRRMKLPGLVGMLLVGILIGPYLLNLISPEMMTVSGDFRKIALIVILLRAGFELHRDTLNRVGMAALTMSAVPAIFEIVGVLLVAPRLLGITYLEAGILGAILGAVSPAVVVPLMIDFMDRGRGTKKGIPTLLLGASSVDDVFVIVIFTSLLAMYGGGEVNLWMNLMEIPLSIILGIVAGLIPGYLLYRFFMKYDWRPPKRTIIVLGTAIFLTWLETYMEHRVPIASLLGVMAIGFVILEKSEAIAHIISQKLKKLWVFAELLLFVLVGAQVNIQVAWKAGLAGMAVIAVGLIFRSVGTYVSLFGTDLSTKEKLFCVVAYVPKATVQAAIGAIPLAVGVASGEVILAVAVLSILITAPIGALGIMILGDRILDHGERSSYRFRELRESLGLPRVGERVRSKQFDTVWKVIEEKETWIEALKTPAKEKEQDSKQLDPAIYLRYWREAAGKEPGTGKTRSYRYSQTDPSFHEHWEILYDW; encoded by the coding sequence ATGGCCATCAGTGTCGCGTTTATCATCCTGTTCGGATTGCTCGGCGATTATCTGTTCCGCCGTATGAAACTGCCCGGCCTGGTGGGCATGTTGCTCGTGGGAATACTCATCGGACCTTACCTGCTGAATCTCATATCTCCCGAGATGATGACGGTTTCAGGGGATTTTCGAAAGATCGCCCTTATCGTGATCCTGCTTCGAGCCGGTTTCGAGCTGCACCGCGATACCCTCAATCGGGTTGGGATGGCCGCATTGACCATGAGCGCCGTGCCGGCGATCTTCGAGATTGTCGGCGTCTTGCTGGTGGCTCCCCGGCTCCTGGGAATAACCTATCTGGAAGCGGGCATCCTCGGCGCCATCCTGGGCGCGGTTTCTCCTGCCGTGGTGGTTCCTCTGATGATCGATTTCATGGACAGGGGGCGTGGAACAAAGAAGGGCATTCCAACCCTCCTCCTCGGAGCCTCCAGCGTGGATGACGTTTTCGTGATCGTCATATTTACTTCGTTATTGGCCATGTACGGGGGTGGAGAGGTAAATCTCTGGATGAATCTCATGGAGATTCCATTGAGCATCATACTAGGAATCGTTGCGGGTCTTATTCCGGGCTACCTCCTCTATCGGTTTTTCATGAAATACGACTGGCGCCCACCCAAGCGGACCATCATAGTCTTGGGAACGGCTATCTTCCTGACCTGGTTGGAAACGTACATGGAGCACCGCGTCCCCATCGCAAGCCTGCTGGGTGTCATGGCCATCGGCTTCGTAATCCTGGAAAAATCCGAGGCCATTGCTCATATAATCTCGCAAAAGCTAAAAAAACTCTGGGTGTTTGCCGAACTTCTCCTCTTTGTCCTGGTGGGCGCCCAGGTCAACATTCAAGTCGCCTGGAAGGCCGGGCTGGCGGGTATGGCCGTCATCGCCGTGGGCCTCATCTTCAGAAGCGTTGGTACCTATGTCTCTCTTTTCGGTACGGATCTGAGCACCAAAGAGAAGCTTTTCTGCGTGGTGGCCTATGTCCCCAAGGCCACCGTCCAGGCCGCCATTGGAGCGATACCGCTGGCCGTGGGGGTGGCTTCGGGTGAAGTCATTCTGGCCGTGGCCGTGCTTTCCATACTGATCACCGCACCTATTGGCGCCCTCGGCATCATGATCCTGGGCGACAGGATCCTGGACCACGGTGAACGTTCCTCGTATAGGTTCAGGGAACTCCGGGAAAGCCTCGGACTTCCCCGGGTAGGGGAACGGGTCAGGAGCAAGCAATTCGATACTGTCTGGAAAGTCATCGAAGAGAAAGAGACCTGGATCGAAGCCCTGAAAACGCCGGCGAAAGAGAAGGAGCAGGATTCCAAACAATTGGATCCCGCCATATACCTTCGCTACTGGCGCGAAGCTGCGGGAAAGGAACCCGGCACGGGCAAGACCCGGTCCTACCGCTATAGTCAGACTGACCCCAGTTTCCACGAACACTGGGAGATTCTCTACGATTGGTGA
- a CDS encoding radical SAM protein yields the protein MQSSTSKVLLLSLNSDLLAGGGESALLRILEVRPDVVGVTVRNVDNVDRLTPKTYLPEVFDLIRRIKQTISAPLVLGGSGYSLFPEEILRITEADAGVIGAGEQIIEGVIGALTGRETPQSTSDVLYRDAPANSSTRAIPKCPPGNLPRRDPDIFQYYLDQSGMANAQTQRGCPFRCAYCTYPKLEGRTLIAFPVEQVLDDLKGLARGGARYVFFADSVFNASRSHVLTLAERFIEEGLNIKWGAFFAPRGLRTEDFGLLKRAGLTHVEFGTDTLANDTCRSYDKSFSPEDVLEADEAAQKNELHVCHYLIFGGPGETMETAGETVSLALRFTHSVIMPYLGIRIFPGTEIARLAEEEGLILPGESLLDPKFYVSRSADPAALERMVRSMTAGRANWIFPDEFPKLQSRLQTLRGKGRIGPLWEFTPYRNTFLRLDGSS from the coding sequence ATGCAGTCCAGCACAAGTAAGGTTCTCCTCCTGTCTTTGAATTCGGACCTTCTGGCCGGCGGAGGTGAATCCGCGCTCCTTCGGATCCTCGAGGTCCGTCCCGATGTTGTAGGTGTAACCGTCCGAAACGTGGACAACGTGGATCGGCTGACCCCCAAAACCTATCTTCCTGAGGTCTTCGATCTGATACGCCGCATTAAACAGACGATTTCGGCTCCCCTGGTGCTCGGCGGCAGCGGCTACTCTCTATTCCCGGAGGAGATCCTCCGCATCACCGAAGCCGACGCGGGGGTTATCGGCGCAGGAGAACAGATCATTGAAGGCGTGATCGGCGCTTTGACCGGCCGGGAAACGCCCCAAAGCACGTCGGATGTACTCTACAGGGACGCGCCGGCAAATTCCAGTACCCGGGCGATCCCCAAATGCCCGCCCGGGAACCTGCCGCGGCGAGACCCCGATATCTTCCAATATTACCTGGATCAGTCGGGCATGGCCAACGCGCAGACGCAGCGGGGTTGCCCCTTCAGGTGCGCGTATTGCACCTATCCCAAACTCGAGGGACGAACGCTGATCGCATTTCCTGTCGAACAGGTTCTGGACGATTTGAAAGGCCTGGCGCGCGGGGGGGCGCGCTACGTGTTCTTCGCGGATTCGGTGTTCAATGCATCCCGTTCTCACGTCCTGACCTTGGCCGAGCGTTTCATCGAAGAGGGATTGAACATCAAATGGGGGGCCTTTTTCGCTCCCAGAGGACTGAGGACCGAAGACTTCGGACTCCTGAAACGAGCAGGCCTCACTCACGTGGAGTTCGGAACGGATACGCTCGCCAATGACACCTGCCGGTCTTACGACAAATCGTTCAGTCCGGAGGACGTGCTCGAAGCCGACGAAGCCGCACAAAAAAACGAACTCCACGTGTGTCACTATCTTATTTTCGGAGGCCCGGGAGAAACCATGGAAACGGCCGGGGAGACGGTGTCTCTGGCGCTCCGTTTTACGCACTCCGTGATCATGCCTTATCTCGGCATACGTATATTCCCCGGTACGGAAATCGCCCGGTTGGCCGAGGAGGAAGGCTTGATTCTTCCCGGTGAAAGCTTGCTCGATCCCAAATTCTACGTTTCCCGCAGCGCCGATCCCGCGGCCCTCGAGCGGATGGTGCGATCCATGACGGCAGGGCGCGCCAACTGGATCTTCCCGGACGAGTTCCCAAAGCTCCAATCGAGACTGCAAACTCTTCGCGGAAAAGGCCGGATAGGACCCCTCTGGGAATTCACACCCTATCGGAATACTTTCTTGCGTCTGGATGGCTCATCTTGA
- a CDS encoding fructose-bisphosphate aldolase (catalyzes the reversible formation of fructose 1,6-bisphosphate from glycerone phosphate and D-glyceraldehyde 3-phosphate) — MLLGKRVRMERMSDRNTRKTVIVPLSHGVGMGPIEGIVDIQNAIDMVSLAGANAIVLNKGVVPRAHRGKGRDIGLVVHLTGGSEQSAKVQVCSVEEALRMGADGVRARLHVGGKEENRTLETLGNITRVAMDWGMPVLVTVFPVNNSGNGNVELISRGARIAAELGADMVSVPYPGSKERLRDIVASTPAPVIVLGGEKMDDPTHLLSMVNDAMSAGVHGVSVGRNVFQYEKPGNMVKAIGEIVHRGASVAQANKVLEEERLTSSIYSPPIW; from the coding sequence ATGCTATTGGGAAAACGCGTTCGAATGGAGCGAATGAGTGACAGGAATACCCGCAAGACCGTTATCGTTCCACTCAGCCACGGTGTGGGTATGGGACCGATCGAGGGGATCGTAGACATTCAGAACGCCATTGACATGGTATCCTTGGCGGGAGCCAACGCCATCGTGCTCAACAAAGGCGTGGTGCCTCGGGCGCATCGCGGAAAGGGTCGCGACATCGGCCTCGTTGTCCACCTTACGGGCGGGTCCGAACAATCCGCCAAAGTGCAGGTATGCTCCGTGGAGGAAGCATTGAGGATGGGCGCGGACGGCGTTCGGGCACGTTTGCATGTGGGCGGCAAAGAAGAAAACCGCACGCTGGAAACCCTGGGCAACATCACGCGCGTAGCCATGGATTGGGGTATGCCGGTGCTGGTTACCGTATTCCCGGTAAACAACAGTGGAAACGGCAACGTGGAACTCATCAGCCGTGGAGCCCGCATCGCCGCCGAGCTGGGCGCGGACATGGTAAGCGTTCCCTACCCCGGCTCGAAAGAGCGCCTCCGCGACATTGTGGCGTCCACGCCGGCGCCCGTCATCGTTCTGGGCGGTGAAAAAATGGATGACCCCACCCACCTCCTGTCCATGGTGAACGACGCCATGTCCGCGGGAGTCCATGGAGTCAGCGTCGGACGAAACGTGTTCCAGTACGAGAAACCGGGGAACATGGTGAAAGCCATCGGAGAAATCGTGCATCGTGGCGCCTCGGTTGCCCAGGCGAACAAGGTGCTCGAGGAGGAGCGTCTCACCAGTTCCATTTATTCTCCGCCGATCTGGTGA